CCATCAGATCCGCCGTTGGTTTTGTTCGGAAGGACGTTTACTGATAAGGAAACGTTGGGGTTACTGTCGGTATCGAGTGTTGTTGTGATTTTCTTGACGAGTGTTGGATCTTTGTTGATTTCTGCTGTTTTGATTGGATTAGGGATTGTGTTTGCTCATGGTGCTATGAGAGTTCCTGAAGATTTGTTTCTTGATGAGCCTGAACAGACTAATGTTGGTTTCTTGTCTATTCTTGGTCTTGGTGGATTCAATTCGGCTTCAAATCCAGCACCAGCACCTCCTACTGTTACTGGTCGCGTTTGATTGGTGAAATCAAGATCTTAAAATCTCATTCTGAGATGTGATTATAATGAGGTTGGTCTTTAGGAATTgtagatctgttttttttttttgctgctttCGGATGGAATAGAAATATAATTTGTAAaactttaaaaaagaaaatgatgATAAATTGGAGAAGAAATTACTTCTGGAAATATTATTCTATTAAATTTTTTGATTGtaatttctttgttttttttacaAATTCTTATTATATAAAGCATATTTGATACCATTGATTAGGCACCTTTAAGATGAGCTGagggtttgattttgattaatttagttttgatttggagggtttttcaatttttgtttgatGATAATGTGTAATTCCAGTAAATCATGTTAAAGAGGAACCAATTGTAGGTCATGAGAATGACATTAAGATTATTGAATGTTACTTGGTCAGTTATGAGCTTAGGGAATGAGTTTTCATGGGGAGATAGCCACTACAGAGAATTCTAGAGAGTAGAATTTCGTTTCACTTTTGCATGCTTCTTTGGTGTGATACTGGTGTTAACATGCTTTTCTTGCCTTTTTCATATGCAATTTTGCAGCAGACACACATTATTGAAGCAACTACGGTATTAACATGCCTCTTATGCTTTCTTTGCACAATTGATGGATGCTACTTATTGTAAGGCAAAAGCACAGACATGGCGAAGTTGCATTATTGATTGAGATCCCTCTGTATACCATAGTTGGATATGCCTTCTTTTCTGTCCAATGTTTATGTTATTGTCATTTGTAAATGCTGTGACTGCTTTCTGCAATTGTAATCTCAACTCTTTTATTAGTCCACGGTGAGATTGCAGTAACAAGTGTTTTAACATAATCTGAAACTTAAAGACTGAAAGACCACAATATGTGCTTTCGTTTTTTCAGGCTCATCTCCTCCTCTTTTTGTTTGATGATCATAGGTAGGAAGGAACTTGTGTATAGGAAGGAACACAATTATAGTCCTAAGAATGAGATTAAGATTATTGAAGTTCAGTTGTTGTGAGTATAGGAGATGAGGTTTCATGTAGAGACAAAACCTACAAAGAATTCTAGAGAGAGACCAGGAGAGAGTTGTTTTCTGCATTGATGATCCAGTTACGGCTTTAGCATTTGGTTTCACTTTTCTTTCTTTGCACAATTGATGAACGTTGCTTATTGTAGGGCACAATTGCGCAGCCATGGCTTTCTTATATTTTGAGATCCTTTTGTACACCGTACTTAGATATGCCTTCTCTCCTGTCCACTGTTCATTCTGTTGTTACCTGCATTGATGAACAATTTGTGGCTATAGCATTTGGTCTCACGCTGTTTAACTTTTGCGTTCTTCTCAGGGTGATGGGTTGTCATTAATATTGGTGTTAACATGCTTCTCTTGCATTTGCAGACACGCAGCATTGAAAGTAACTAATCTGTTATGCTTGCTTTACACAAACATGGCTTCCGTGCATTATTGATTGAGGTCCTTTTGTAGGCCATACGAGACATGCTTTTCTTCTGTCCAGTGTTCATTTTATTGTAATTTATGAATTCTGACAGTGCTGTCTGCAATTGCAATCTCAACTCCTGCATTAGCTTTGCAGCAGACAACAGGCAGCAAAAGAGTAACAAGGTGTGTTAACATAATCTGAAAAGTTACATTAACAGACTGTTTTCCAGTTTTTGTTTGATGATTATgtgaatttcccacaaataactGTTGTACTTTATGCATGCTTATTGGTTATTTGGTGTGATGGGTTCTCATTGATACATGCTTTTCTTGCATTTTGCATCTGCAGAGACACACACACCTTTGGAAGTAACTAGCATTATACATTCTTGCACATTGTCCCTTATTGGAGGGACACTAGCACAGCCATGGCTTGAGATCCTTATGACTAGCATACTTGGATATGCCTTTTCTTCTGTCCTGTGTTAATTTTATTTGTCATTTGCAAATTCTGTCGGTGCTTTCTGCAATTTCTatctcaactcttccatttttGTGGCAAACAACAGGAAACACTGAAACAGTGAGATCGCAGTAACAACATAATCTGTAAAATTTGACTAGAAGACCTTGGTTTTTTCAGCTTCATCTCCTCCTCCACTCCAGTTGCATTATATCAGTTATTTATTTTTCAGTTtacttcatttttctttttcgtGTTTACTTCATTCTTCCTCTAGTTTTTCTTGCCCAAGAAAAGTAGCCGAGTTTAGTGAAACCAAGGTGCCAATAAAAGGTTCTATATCACAGAGCTTCGGAAGACTAGATATCTTTAGTACTCTGGCTCTTTTGAGCTTTGTGTCATATGCCATCAAACCAACTTTCTGCTCTTTCCATAGATAACTCTCGAAAAGGATTTCACCATTCCGGAAAATTTGAATGGGCCTTCCGTAAATCATATCTGCTATCTCTTCCGTGATGCTAAATTCCTTGCTCCAAATGTAATCCTTCATTGTCCACACAACAGCATCATCCTTCTTATGCTTAAGAACTAGGCAGAGTTTTCCTTCCCATGTACCTAATTCTGACATGCCATGGTTAATCCAACAGTTGACAGGTAATGATGTCTCGCGAAATGTCTCATCGCAGATATCAAAGGACACCGTGACGCAAGAGGCTTTGGATCCGGTACGTCGAGCAACTGCAATCCAATGAAGAACACCATCAACAAGATGACCGCGATTTCTATCCCAAGAAAAATCATACTGTATAAATCCAAGGCTTTTCCATGAATTCGATCGTAGCGTATAAACTCTAGCCTCAGAAACTTCATTATCTGCAAAACCCACAATCCttaacaacttataatcatcaATCTTGCAATCGAAACCAAACCCATATGAAATCTGTATACAACTTGCCACGGCAGAAGGAGACTCAATTGGGGTTGCTGGTACTTGTCTGTATTCTTTCGTATATGGGTTCCAAATGCAAATTTTCCCATAGAGCTCAATGCAAACCAAGCCATTACAAGAACCAATAAGTTGACTTGCACATTTCTTAGACATAAATGGATAGTCAATCCCAACAGCCTTACCCaaatattttgatgataaaaCATTGTGATCAACTGAACAAATGTAAATATCTGTAGGTTTACTATGATCAGTTTTTTGATTGATAACCAGAAGATTAAAGTTATTGACTGCAACAGTACGTTGAAGATGTATTTCTATAAAATGAGGGTTTTTGAATAGATTATTGCACCAATTCTTACAAACACACCTGAATCTTAATACGGACTTGACAGGCAACCTCGTGAGTATGTTTTCCTCAATGACTTCTTGTGGTAAGGTTGACATTTCTCCTTTCCTCCTTGTGAAAATTAGTGAAACACCAAGGGGGAAAAGATCACAGTAGAACTCTGTGGTCTCAAAATGACTTGTGACCTTACTGGAACCTCTCTGCCCCAGTCCCAATATAAAGAAACCATGGCCTATCATTCACGAAACCAGCTGTCAAATTGGTACCGTACGTGTCTGATCGAATGGTAGAAAGCTTCCAGTTTATAGTTTAAGCCCATGGTATTCACTGTATAGAATTGCAGCTCAATCTTCTCTAGATAACCATCCTACCAAACTCTTATCCTTCCTCTAAAATTTACAGATGTCAGCTGATTCCAATAGAAGGAAGCCAAATGTTGTTTATTTGTTGTTTGCATATGCAATTTTGCAGAGCACACACCATTCATGGGCGGAGATAAAGATGATATATAGCTAGCTGGACAACAGCTTCTTGACATCTTGGCAGTTACACTTGCATGAGCAGATTTTGTGTCGCAGGCCCGGTCCTCGGTGACAGGGGCATATTTTGGGTTTTAACTAGTGCTCCAAACTTTAGTTACTGTTCGAATTTTTATTTGGATAACATGGTTAGCTTTTGGTGGTtcacaaatgtttttttttttttttggaggttATGTGTGAGCCTTTTTAATCTATAAAACATTATTCCTTCTGTTCTGAAAAAGTGTTACTTTTACTTTTTCAAATTAACCTATTTTTTGGTTAAAATGTAGAaaatgaaaatatcactttttcggAAATGGAGATAATACCATTTATTTATTCAGGGTTTCGACGGGAAATTGTTATGTTACTGTAACTTGTTCTTGTGTTTTGAATTATGTTTTTAACAACTCATAATCTCTAATTAAATATGATATCAGTAGTTGAACAATTATTTGATGGGCATCATAATTATGACATTTCCTTGGTAGTAAGGCAGCAACCGGCCGTCCAAATTTTGCGTTTGAAATCCATATGTAATCCTTACGACATTTTTGTCAATTTATACTTGTACAAAAAAAACCTACATTTCCATCTCTCTTTTCGTTCTCCTTCATTTTCAACAATATCATGGGCATCCACACCACCCTCTGCTGCGTACAAACTGCAAAGAAATAAAAGGAAGGAAGGACGGACGGACGGACGGAACACAACTCAATATGTTTTCTGTCATATTTTAcgtctctttctctttcttaatTTGTTTAATCCATTGCTAAAAACCAATTCTAATTTCAGGTTGTGTGTGGACCCTTTTGTTAAGATTATTAGTCCCGCATTGTTTGGGCAATTTAAAATCTTGCGGTTTATAATTCTTAGGGTCTCTCCACTCATTTCTAATTGGTTTTGATCGGATTTCCATATTCTagcatggtatcagagcaggctatttgcgacgagtcattagaCCGCGCTTTACTCCGCGTTACCtggatttaattgtccacgtgttagacccaacgaggctacaggtgaccacgtgttagacccaacgagactaCAAGTGAGAGGACGTGTTGaaattattagtcccatattgtttGGGAAATCTAAGATCATGTAGTTTATAACCCTT
The nucleotide sequence above comes from Papaver somniferum cultivar HN1 unplaced genomic scaffold, ASM357369v1 unplaced-scaffold_115, whole genome shotgun sequence. Encoded proteins:
- the LOC113329087 gene encoding F-box/kelch-repeat protein At3g23880-like, with the protein product MIGHGFFILGLGQRGSSKVTSHFETTEFYCDLFPLGVSLIFTRRKGEMSTLPQEVIEENILTRLPVKSVLRFRCVCKNWCNNLFKNPHFIEIHLQRTVAVNNFNLLVINQKTDHSKPTDIYICSVDHNVLSSKYLGKAVGIDYPFMSKKCASQLIGSCNGLVCIELYGKICIWNPYTKEYRQVPATPIESPSAVASCIQISYGFGFDCKIDDYKLLRIVGFADNEVSEARVYTLRSNSWKSLGFIQYDFSWDRNRGHLVDGVLHWIAVARRTGSKASCVTVSFDICDETFRETSLPVNCWINHGMSELGTWEGKLCLVLKHKKDDAVVWTMKDYIWSKEFSITEEIADMIYGRPIQIFRNGEILFESYLWKEQKVGLMAYDTKLKRARVLKISSLPKLCDIEPFIGTLVSLNSATFLGQEKLEEE